From Lagenorhynchus albirostris chromosome 15, mLagAlb1.1, whole genome shotgun sequence, one genomic window encodes:
- the OCSTAMP gene encoding osteoclast stimulatory transmembrane protein, whose product MRAPQEIAEHLVRTGWRFWYPGLHKALALLQAAWVVFSQPVPTSCGQLLTQLLLCGSLAIAAAGLTYYGLVSLLLYPLGPSAMVATVCGLLAFLGLGLVPPARCLFALSVPTLGTEQGRRLLLSWSTATLAIVVVPNILANMHAAGQVLRCVTEGSLESLLNTTHQLHNASQALGPDGQAGSQGLTLQAQGDGSAFRLHVFRVTQQVLEDFSSLESLAQVVALGTQRAVTGLFMLGLLVDSAWYLHRYLTDLQFDNIYATWQLAQQLAEIGATHLVASPPAWLLWAARPRLSQGELLSCLLRLGLLTLLLMATAVTVAVDHVAFLLAQAAVGWAQQLPAVPVTLTIKYDAAYTILGFIPFLFNQPPLESPFRSAHNSFQWELRFIAPGCPLLPPRHPHTAAHLAAGALQLIACSTVLLETYARRLRHSIAASFFKTQEARRVHHLHARLQRRYDRHRGQQLGPGTPYCS is encoded by the exons ATGAGGGCCCCCCAGGAGATAGCTGAGCATCTCGTCAGGACCGG GTGGAGATTCTGGTACCCGGGGCTCCACAAGGCCCTTGCCCTGCTGCAGGCCGCCTGGGTTGTCTTCTCCCAGCCTGTCCCAACCAGCTGTGGCCAGCTGCTCACCCAGCTTCTCCTGTGTGGTTCCCTGGCCATTGCTGCCGCGGGTCTGACCTACTATGGGCTGGTGTCCCTGCTGCTTTATCCTCTAGGGCCCTCGGCCATGGTGGCCACTGTCTGTGGCCTCCTGGCCTTCCTGGGCCTGGGACTGGTGCCCCCCGCCCGCTGTCTGTTTGCACTCAGCGTGCCCACCCTGGGCACGGAGCAGGGCCGCCGCCTGCTCCTATCCTGGAGTACCGCCACCCTGGCCATTGTCGTGGTGCCCAACATCTTGGCCAACATGCACGCAGCTGGGCAGGTGCTGAGGTGTGTCACAGAGGGCTCCCTGGAGAGTCTGCTCAACACCACTCACCAGCTGCACAACGCCTCCCAGGCTCTGGGCCCTGACGGCCAAGCAGGCAGCCAGGGCCTGACGCTCCAGGCCCAGGGCGATGGCTCCGCCTTCCGGCTCCACGTGTTCAGGGTCACTCAGCAGGTCCTGGAGGACTTCTCCAGCCTGGAGTCCTTGGCCCAGGTGGTGGCACTGGGGACCCAGCGGGCAGTCACAGGGCTCTTTATGCTGGGCCTCCTGGTGGATTCAGCCTGGTACCTCCATCGATACCTGACTGACCTGCAGTTTGATAACATCTATGCTACCTGGCAGCTGGCTCAGCAGCTGGCAGAGATCGGGGCCACGCACCTGGTGGCCTCCCCACCAGCCTGGCTGCTGTGGGCGGCCCGGCCAAGGCTGTCCCAGGGGGAGCTGCTGAGTTGTCTCCTAAGGCTGGGGCTGCTTACCCTGCTCCTGATGGCCACAGCTGTGACAGTGGCCGTGGACCACGTGGCCTTTCTCCTGGCGCAGGCAGCCGTGGGCTGGGCTCAGCAGCTTCCTGCTGTGCCCGTCACGCTCACCATCAAATATGAT gctgcataCACCATCCTGGGCTTCATCCCTTTCCTCTTCAACCAGCCGCCTCTGGAGAGCCCCTTCCGCTCTGCCCACAACTCCTTCCAGTGGGAGCTGCGCTTCATCGCCCCTGGCTGCCCGCTGCTGCCCCCCCGGCACCCGCACACAGCCGCCCACCTGGCTGCAGGCGCCCTGCAGCTCATCGCTTGCTCCACGGTCCTTCTGGAGACCTACGCCCGTCGCCTGAGGCACAGCATCGCTGCCTCCTTCTTCAAGACCCAGGAGGCAAGGAGGGTCCACCACCTTCATGCCCGGCTCCAGCGAAGATATGACAGGCACCGAGGCCAGCAGCTGGGCCCGGGCACTCCATACTGCTCCTGA